A DNA window from Acidimicrobiales bacterium contains the following coding sequences:
- a CDS encoding ABC transporter permease, whose protein sequence is MSQFQTIWDSRPLVANFAQRELKSRYRRSLLGWLWSLINPMTTILIYTLVFSVILRAEPPPAGDGSKTFALYLFSGLVPWTLFATMVNGPMDWLNAVAELLRKISFPADAAIFGGAVAGAVQSLIEAGILLVIMIGIGNASWAMLQLPYVLLCFTAFGLGIGFVLSIANAHFRDVKYLVGVALNVLFFLVPIVYPGSIVPESRWGLPLRNIIEMNPLAQFVAAVRDATYFGQFSSPARLLGIGIVGAVVFVVGWTYFVKRSVDIAEEL, encoded by the coding sequence ATGTCTCAATTCCAGACCATTTGGGACAGTCGTCCCCTGGTTGCCAACTTCGCCCAGCGAGAGCTCAAGTCGCGTTATCGGCGCAGCCTGCTCGGCTGGCTGTGGTCGTTGATCAATCCGATGACCACGATCCTCATCTACACGTTGGTCTTTTCTGTGATTCTCCGGGCCGAGCCACCCCCTGCCGGTGACGGCTCCAAGACCTTCGCCCTGTACCTCTTCAGCGGTCTTGTGCCATGGACCCTGTTCGCAACCATGGTCAACGGGCCCATGGATTGGCTCAACGCGGTGGCCGAACTGTTGCGCAAGATCAGCTTTCCTGCCGACGCCGCGATATTCGGGGGTGCCGTGGCCGGCGCGGTGCAGAGCCTGATCGAGGCCGGAATCTTGCTGGTCATCATGATCGGCATCGGCAACGCATCGTGGGCCATGCTGCAGCTGCCATACGTTTTGCTGTGTTTCACGGCATTTGGTCTCGGTATCGGCTTTGTTCTCAGCATCGCCAACGCCCACTTCCGCGACGTGAAATATCTCGTCGGTGTGGCCCTGAACGTCTTGTTTTTCCTGGTGCCCATCGTCTATCCGGGCAGCATCGTTCCCGAGTCGAGGTGGGGTCTGCCGCTGCGAAACATCATCGAGATGAATCCGCTGGCACAGTTCGTGGCGGCGGTGCGTGACGCGACCTACTTCGGCCAGTTCTCGTCGCCCGCTCGGCTACTGGGTATCGGGATCGTCGGCGCGGTGGTGTTCGTCGTCGGCTGGACCTACTTCGTCAAGCGCTCGGTCGACATCGCAGAGGAGTTGTGA
- the rfbB gene encoding dTDP-glucose 4,6-dehydratase — MRVLVTGAAGFIGSNYVRYLLANTDDKVTIIDLLTYAGGIDTIADLVEEPRVTFVKGDIGDRLLLTEIMGGHEAVVNFAAESHVDRSIVDPDAFVRTNCLGTNVLCDVARLAGVERVVHVSTDEVYGSTAQGSFVEDDALSPSSPYSASKAGSDLIALSHHKTFGLDISVTRASNTYGPFQFPEKIIPLFVTNLLSGQQLPLYGDGSNIRDWLHVVDHCAAIDLVLRHGEAGQIYNVGGDCELTNLDLTQLILELCGADERSIRRVEDRPGHDLRYSVDSSKVRELGWVPTIDIRAGLASTVEWYRSNTWWWQPRRG, encoded by the coding sequence GTGAGAGTCCTGGTTACAGGCGCGGCCGGGTTCATCGGCTCGAACTACGTCAGGTATCTGCTGGCGAACACGGACGACAAGGTGACGATCATCGATCTGTTGACCTATGCGGGCGGAATCGACACCATCGCCGATCTGGTCGAAGAGCCTCGTGTGACGTTCGTGAAGGGCGACATCGGCGACCGTCTGTTGCTGACCGAGATAATGGGCGGTCACGAAGCGGTGGTGAACTTCGCTGCCGAGTCCCACGTCGACCGCTCGATCGTCGACCCCGACGCGTTCGTGCGGACGAACTGCCTTGGCACCAACGTGCTGTGCGACGTCGCTCGCCTGGCAGGTGTCGAACGGGTCGTTCACGTCTCGACCGACGAGGTCTATGGTTCGACGGCCCAAGGCTCGTTCGTCGAGGACGATGCCCTGTCTCCCAGTTCGCCCTACAGCGCGTCGAAGGCCGGGTCTGACCTGATAGCGCTGAGCCACCACAAGACCTTCGGTCTGGACATCTCGGTGACGCGGGCCTCCAACACCTACGGACCGTTCCAGTTCCCCGAAAAGATCATCCCGCTGTTCGTTACCAACCTGTTGTCGGGCCAGCAGCTTCCGCTCTACGGAGACGGCAGCAACATCCGCGACTGGTTGCACGTGGTCGATCACTGTGCAGCGATCGACCTGGTTCTGCGTCACGGTGAGGCGGGCCAGATCTACAACGTCGGGGGCGATTGCGAACTGACCAACCTCGACCTGACGCAACTGATACTCGAACTGTGCGGAGCCGACGAGAGGTCCATACGCCGAGTCGAGGACCGACCCGGCCACGATCTCAGGTATTCGGTCGACAGCTCGAAGGTCAGAGAGCTCGGGTGGGTCCCCACCATCGACATTCGAGCGGGCCTCGCGTCGACCGTCGAGTGGTACCGAAGCAACACCTGGTGGTGGCAGCCCAGACGGGGCTGA
- a CDS encoding dTDP-4-dehydrorhamnose 3,5-epimerase family protein, whose protein sequence is MAEVRESEHIRGVYIVRPRIHRDERGMLIETYRRSWIPGAREMVQTNRADRNSGSIVGLHYHLHQADYWYVPYGRARLVLHDLRDGSVTDGETLELDLGGDEHLGVYIPPGVAHGFAALTDVTITYLVDNYYNPADELGVAWDDPDIDANWGLADPVLSERDMYNPRRKQIEEMWKPHAALRT, encoded by the coding sequence ATGGCCGAGGTCCGCGAATCAGAACACATCAGGGGCGTCTACATCGTGCGCCCGAGGATTCACCGCGACGAGCGGGGGATGCTCATCGAGACCTACAGGCGAAGCTGGATTCCTGGGGCTCGGGAGATGGTTCAGACCAATCGCGCCGACCGCAACTCTGGTTCGATCGTGGGTCTGCACTATCACCTCCATCAGGCCGACTATTGGTATGTGCCATACGGCCGCGCTCGCCTGGTCTTGCACGACCTGAGGGACGGATCGGTGACCGATGGCGAAACGCTGGAGCTGGACCTTGGCGGCGACGAGCACCTGGGGGTCTACATCCCACCTGGTGTGGCCCACGGTTTCGCGGCTCTGACAGACGTCACGATCACGTACCTGGTCGACAACTACTACAACCCGGCCGATGAGCTGGGAGTGGCCTGGGACGATCCCGACATCGACGCCAACTGGGGCTTGGCCGACCCGGTCCTGAGCGAACGCGACATGTACAACCCCCGCCGCAAGCAGATCGAAGAGATGTGGAAGCCCCACGCGGCGTTGCGCACGTGA